The genomic DNA CACAGAAAAGGGTCCACGCATCACGCTGTCTCGGACGCACCCGGGGTTGGTTGCCGGACTTTTTGAGCGCGAAGTTCCTGAGATTCAGCAGGGCTTGGTGAAAATTCGTGCGATCGCCCGCGAGGCGGGGCATCGAACGAAAATTGCTGTTGCGGCTACTCGCGAAGGAATCAACGCCAAGGGTGCATGCATTGGGCCGATGGGGTCGCGTGTGCGCGCAGTGATGACTGAGCTGGGCGGCGAGAAGATCGACATTGTTGACTGGTCTGAGGATCCGGGGCGTTTCGTTGCCAATTCCCTGTCTCCGGCTCGCGTGACCCGCGTTGTTGTTCATTCGGTGGAAAACCGCACGGCAACGGCAATTGTTCCGGATTTCCAGCTGTCCCTGGCCATCGGTAAGGAAGGGCAGAATGCCCGCCTTGCAGCGCGCCTGACGAACTATCACATTGACATTCATTCGGATACGGAAACAGGAGACGACGGTGCCCCATCGCGGTCATCAATGCCTGATGACGTGACCAGTCGCTCATAGGATCATTCTGGTTCATCCGATCGCCTCGACTAGACTGGGGGACCGTGCCACATTCTCAGCGCAGTGAGCTGCCTGCCCCGAGTCGGGATGAAACGCAGATGCGCACATGCGTGGGGTGTGGAACGCGCGCACGACGAGACTCGCTCATTCGACTGGTCCTGGTACCTCCGGGAGTCCTTCAGGTCGATCCCGACCGCCAACGTCCGGGGCGAGGAACGTGGGTGCATGCCGATGCGGTGTGTATTTCACGTGCACGTCAACGCCGAGGTTTTCAGCGAAGCCTACGCATGGCCCCAATCATTGAGGACAGCGTGTGGGATCAGCTTGGGGATCTCGCACAAGAAGCGACGCACGATGCGTCGACGAATCGAGTAATGGAAGCGGGTTGGAAGCCGATGGGCACCCGATGAGTACCCAGCGATGAGCTGCCAGCAGTATTAGTTGCGTCTCCTGTCCGGGGGGCGCGTCCGAACAGGAGAAATGTGGCCAAGAAGTTGCGTGTCCACGAGCTTGCTAAAGAGCTCGGAATCACCAGCAAGGAGCTTTTGACGTACCTCAATGACAACGGGGAATTCGTCAAAGCCTCATCTTCAGCGCTTGAACCGCCAGTTGTTCGTTCCGTGAGGGAACATTATGCGGCTCAGGCACCTAAGGCTGAGGAACCCCAGAAAGCCGCCGCGAAGCCCCAGTCTGCTAAGCCTGGAGCGCCGGCGAAGAAGAAAGCCTCAACCCAGAAGGCGTCGCCCGTAGATGCTCCCGCTTCGAGCGCGGATACACCGGCACCTCCAGCGCCTGAGGCTGGGGCGCCTAAGCCCGCACCGAAGTCTTCGCGTGCAGCTAAGCCCAGCACCGACTCGGCGCGAGGTGGACAGTCCGCCCCCAAGCCGGGTGCTCGCCCGGCGCCGAAGCCGGGTGGTCAGGGATCGTCCTCGTCCCCAACTCCGGGTCCGCGTCCAGCGTCCCGATCTGAGCGTTCCTCGCGCGGCGACCAGGCACCCCGTCCCGGTGGTAGCGGTGGCCCACGTCCGGGTCCGCGCCCGGCAGGTCCGCGCCCGGGGAATAACCCTTATGCCTCCAGCCAGGGGATGCCGCGTCCCGGTGGTAGCGGTGGCCCACGTCCGGGTCCGCGCCCCGGTGGACGTCCCGGTCAGCGTCAGCAGTCGGATCGTGAACGTCCCGCACGTTCAGGTGGCTCGTCGAACGCTCCGCGTCCCGGTGGTGGCCGCGGGCATTCAGGCGGCGGCAATCGTCCGAACCCGGGAATGATGCCGGGTCATGCAAACTTTGCTCGCCCAGGTGCTTCCGCGCCGGGCGGTAATGATCGTCCAAGCCGCGGCGGTGGTCGCGGACGCGGTGGTCGCGGCCAAGCCGGTCCCGGTGCAGGTGGCGGCGCTCCCGCCGGTGGCGGTTTCGCTCCGCCGCGCAGTGGCGGTCGCGGTGGTCGGGGAGCAACCCCGGGTGCTTTCGGTCGTGGCGGCGGTAAGTCGCAGCGCGGACGTAAGTCGAAACGAGCGAAACGTCAAGAATTCGAGCAGCAGAATGCTCCCGTCATCGGCGGCGTGCAGATTCCTCGCGGAAATGGCCAGGAAGTCCGCATCCGTCAGGGAGCATCTCTTGCCGACCTCGCCGAAAAGATCAATGTCAATCCCGCGGCGCTGGTGACCGTTCTATTCCACCTGGGTGAGATGGCAACGGCTACGCAGTCCCTTGATCAGGACACCTTCGAGGCGCTGGGTGCGGAACTGGGCTACGACGTCAAGGTCGTTTCCCCCGAGGACGAAGATCGTGAACTCCTTGAGTCCTTCGACATTGACCTTGAGGCCGAAGAACTCGATGACATGGAGAACCTTCAGGCCCGTCCTCCGGTTGTCACCGTCATGGGTCACGTTGACCACGGTAAGACGAAACTGCTCGACGCGATCCGCCACACGGATGTCGTTGACTCTGAGCACGGTGGCATCACGCAGCACATTGGTGCCTACCAGGTGACCGTGACTCAGGAAGATGTCAAGCGTCCGATCACGTTCATTGATACCCCTGGTCACGAGGCCTTCACGGCAATGCGTGCTCGCGGTGCGCAGGTCACCGACATTGCGATTCTTGTGGTTGCTGCCGATGACGGTGTTATGCCGCAGACAGTTGAAGCCATCAACCATGCGCAGGCCGCGAGCGTTCCGATCGTTGTTGCGGTGAACAAGATCGATAAGGAAGACGCGAACCCGGCGAAGATTCGCCAGCAGCTGACCGAGTACGGCCTCGTCGCTGAAGAATACGGCGGCGACGTCATGTTCGTTGATATTTCAGCGAAACAGCGCAAGGGTATTCATGAGTTGCTCGAAGCGGTCCTCCTAACAGCCGATGCGGCACTGACACTTGAGGCGAATCCGCACACGGATGCCCGCGGTGTTGCCATCGAAGCGAACCTCGATAAGGGTCGCGGCGCGGTCGCAACGATGCTCGTTCAGCGCGGCACGCTCCACGTGGGCGACGCC from Schaalia sp. ZJ405 includes the following:
- the nusA gene encoding transcription termination factor NusA; its protein translation is MEIDMTALRMVETEKGVSLDTLVDAIEEALLKAYHNIPGAISQARIEIDQKTGRVTVMAMDEDEDGNPIGEFDDTPKNFGRIAQATARSVIMQRLRDADDQRVLGDFADRTGQIITGTVQQSRDGRITVVQVSDDFEAILPDSEKVPGEEYRHGDRIRAYVVSVERTEKGPRITLSRTHPGLVAGLFEREVPEIQQGLVKIRAIAREAGHRTKIAVAATREGINAKGACIGPMGSRVRAVMTELGGEKIDIVDWSEDPGRFVANSLSPARVTRVVVHSVENRTATAIVPDFQLSLAIGKEGQNARLAARLTNYHIDIHSDTETGDDGAPSRSSMPDDVTSRS
- a CDS encoding YlxR family protein is translated as MRTCVGCGTRARRDSLIRLVLVPPGVLQVDPDRQRPGRGTWVHADAVCISRARQRRGFQRSLRMAPIIEDSVWDQLGDLAQEATHDASTNRVMEAGWKPMGTR
- the infB gene encoding translation initiation factor IF-2; this translates as MRVHELAKELGITSKELLTYLNDNGEFVKASSSALEPPVVRSVREHYAAQAPKAEEPQKAAAKPQSAKPGAPAKKKASTQKASPVDAPASSADTPAPPAPEAGAPKPAPKSSRAAKPSTDSARGGQSAPKPGARPAPKPGGQGSSSSPTPGPRPASRSERSSRGDQAPRPGGSGGPRPGPRPAGPRPGNNPYASSQGMPRPGGSGGPRPGPRPGGRPGQRQQSDRERPARSGGSSNAPRPGGGRGHSGGGNRPNPGMMPGHANFARPGASAPGGNDRPSRGGGRGRGGRGQAGPGAGGGAPAGGGFAPPRSGGRGGRGATPGAFGRGGGKSQRGRKSKRAKRQEFEQQNAPVIGGVQIPRGNGQEVRIRQGASLADLAEKINVNPAALVTVLFHLGEMATATQSLDQDTFEALGAELGYDVKVVSPEDEDRELLESFDIDLEAEELDDMENLQARPPVVTVMGHVDHGKTKLLDAIRHTDVVDSEHGGITQHIGAYQVTVTQEDVKRPITFIDTPGHEAFTAMRARGAQVTDIAILVVAADDGVMPQTVEAINHAQAASVPIVVAVNKIDKEDANPAKIRQQLTEYGLVAEEYGGDVMFVDISAKQRKGIHELLEAVLLTADAALTLEANPHTDARGVAIEANLDKGRGAVATMLVQRGTLHVGDALVVGSSHGRVRAMFDEFGHDVEAAGPSRPVAVLGLTSVPRAGDSFLVAPDDRTARQIADKREAAERQALLAKRRKRVSLEDFDKVLKEGEVDTLNLVIKGDVSGAVEALEDSLLRIDVGEEVALRIIHRGVGAITQNDVNLATVDNAVIIGFNVRPAERVQEMADAEGVEIKYYNVIYSAIDDVEAALKGMLKPIYEEVSLGSAEIRQVFRSGKFGNIAGSIVRSGTIRRGTKARLVRDGVVVADDLEIQSLRREKDDVTEVREGYECGITLGFKDIAEGDVIETWEMREKARD